From Lolium perenne isolate Kyuss_39 chromosome 5, Kyuss_2.0, whole genome shotgun sequence, a single genomic window includes:
- the LOC139831470 gene encoding uncharacterized protein: protein MISIVVTSRTTDNNISIRLYLPELITYQLLLAGLSFSCSSPVYLSAAPRRSTFQLISKFTMVLPDLNNAPLDLNYTPLDEDDVHIPAVEEEMLVDQDEETNMEGATSNNRHPNLTNEQRWGLYFALEVIKQRDGKVDKTDKQLVACLLKTSLRTVETIWKQANDQIKEGLEVDVSSRKTGNVGRKRKDLDLERILTVPLNKRKTIRSLSRALGVCPSTLHRRFQWGQVKRVTNTLKPLLTAANIIQRLKFCVSMLDENDNEFTTSMPSFKEMDDIVHIDEKWFHMTKKKNSYYLLPGEPPPLRAVQNKNCIGKVMFLTAVAKPRYEGGVVTFDGKIGTWAFVTETPAVKKSKNRPKGTMIVQPLKVTREVMRNYMCNLVIPAIQDKWPDEDVGRTIYIQQDNAKPHILPHDEVFRQAVAQTDLDIRLLQQPPNSPDMNVLDLCFFPSLQSLTDTRAPTSIRELIEDVQQEYENYKVNMLYRSFLTLQACMREVMKAGGGIKYEPPHLHKELKEREGRLPIALSITSELLVKTKELIEKGEAN from the exons ATGATAAGCATAGTTGTAACTTCAAGGACAACAG ATAATAACATATCAATAAGGCTGTATCTGCCTGAACTCATTACTTATCAGCTGCTCCTCGCAGGTCTGTCTTTCAGTTGCTCCTCGCCGGTCTACCTTTCAGCTGCTCCTCGCCGGTCTACCTTTCAGCTGATCAGCAAGTTCACTATGGTGCTCCCAGACCTCAACAACGCCCCACTTGACCTCAACTACACTCCGCTTGACGAAGATGATGTCCACATACCTGCAGTAGAAGAGGAGATGTTGGTAGATCAAGATGAAGAAACCAATATGGAAGGAGCAACTAGTAACAACAGACACCCAAACCTAACAAATGAGCAAAGATGGGGGCTTTACTTTGCTTTAGAAGTAATCAAACAGAGAGATGGAAAAGTTGACAAGACAGACAAGCAGCTTGTTGCATGCCTATTGAAGACAAGCCTACGAACTGTCGAAACGATATGGAAACAAGCAAATGACCAGATTAAGGAAGGTCTAGAAGTTGATGTGTCGAGCAGAAAGACGGGCAATGTTGGTCGTAAGAGAAAGGACCTCGACCTCGAGAGGATTTTGACGGTCCCTCTTAACAAGAGAAAAACAATTCGATCACTATCCAGGGCCCTTGGTGTTTGTCCCTCCACATTACACAGAAGGTTCCAGTGGGGTCAGGTGAAGCGTGTCACTAACACTTTAAAGCCGTTGCTAACGGCAGCAAACATTATTCAGAGACTGAAATTTTGCGTCAGTATGCTGGATGAGAATGACAACGAGTTCACAACTTCTATGCCGTCATTCAAAGAAATGGATGACATAGTTCACATAGACGAAAAGTGGTTCCACATGACAAAAAAGAAAAACAGCTACTACCTGCTCCCCGGAGAGCCTCCACCCTTGCGTGCCGTCCAGAACAAGAACTGTATCGGTAAAGTGATGTTTCTCACTGCAGTAGCCAAGCCTAGATATGAAGGGGGAGTTGTCACTTTTGATGGCAAAATCGGCACGTGGGCTTTTGTGACGGAAACCCCAGCGGTTAAAAAGAGCAAAAACAGACCAAAAGGGACAATGATAGTGCAACCATTGAAAGTCACTCGAGAGGTTATGCGGAACTATATGTGCAACCTAGTGATACCTGCTATACAGGACAAGTGGCCAGACGAGGATGTAGGAAGAACAATTTACATACAGCAAGACAACGCGAAACCTCACATCCTACCTCATGATGAGGTTTTCCGACAGGCCGTAGCACAGACAGATCTGGACATTAGATTGTTGCAGCAACCTCCTAATAGTCCAGACATGAATGTGCTCGACTTATGTTTCTTTCCATCTTTGCAGTCCCTCACTGATACTAGAGCACCTACAAGTATCCGGGAACTGATAGAGGATGTGCAACAAGAGTACGAGAACTACAAGGTCAACATGTTATATCGAAGCTTCTTGACACTCCAGGCATGTATGAGAGAGGTCATGAAAGCAGGAGGGGGAATAAAATACGAGCCCCCGCACTTGCATAAGGAACTGAAGGAGAGAGAAGGAAGGCTACCAATCGCTCTATCAATCACATCCGAGCTACTTGTAAAAACTAAAGAGCTTATAGAAAAAGGAGAGGCAAATTAG
- the LOC139830997 gene encoding uncharacterized protein, whose amino-acid sequence MARRWRTMASTFVEATASARRTLRRRPCDGDRSSGRRPEVELLTAAPQTVGVAAAPQTVGGAAAGDGAAHSGPCAWSRRTAAPPTARRAADGRRRWSCLRRLVEGAGELVEGAGELVEGAGELVEGAGELVEGSGELVEGAGELVEGSGELLHGSGELVQGCR is encoded by the coding sequence ATGGCGAGGAGGTGGAGAACTATGGCCTCCACGTTCGTTGAAGCGACAGCGAGCGCACGGAGGACCCTGCGACGGCGGCCCTGCGACGGCGACCGCAGCAGCGGACGACGGCCGGAGGTGGAGCTGCTCACGGCGGCACCTCAGACGGTGGGCGTCGCGGCGGCCCCTCAGACGGTGGGCGGAGCGGCGGCTGGAGATGGAGCTGCTCACAGCGGGCCCTGCGCGTGGTCGCGGCGGACGGCGGCCCCTCCGACGGCGAGAAGAGCGGCGGACGGCCGCCGGAGGTGGAGCTGCTTGCGGCGGCTGGTGGAGGGCGCCGGCGAGCTCGTGGAGGGCGCCGGCGAGCTCGTGGAGGGCGCCGGCGAGCTCGTGGAGGGCGCCGGCGAGCTAGTGGAGGGCTCCGGCGAGCTCGTGGAGGGCGCCGGCGAGCTAGTGGAGGGCTCCGGCGAGCTCTTGCATGGCTCCGGCGAGCTCGTGCAGGGGTGCCGGTGA
- the LOC127298496 gene encoding LEAF RUST 10 DISEASE-RESISTANCEUS RECEPTOR-LIKE PROTEIN KINASE-like 2.4, protein MECCIRRTFMPNSGTLHSFSMLKAFMISLVAGLATNVEASACPPFSCGDLRNISYPFRHLGDPLGCGAESCELNCSGRRATIHINTATYFVTEINYADSSINYYHGSSLNYDDSSFQVVDTTLDILSNCPYPLPRWNYFPILPRSINPYGRIDFDTNQFFWACFVNCSRAITNNSWYLPVTCLSASNSYVYVRTGIFCSVGSLEPTCGYLAMIPLDDFLEQNVSYGEIVEVMRKGFPIRFPSRVFDEQTFSGIMRTCLNESSRYFQQQISMAGMLNKSRAFVRSEIQFLECLYEQQIKLFGVAVALVSVVDVIKYIIALALLFRLIVPMVVWAFLAHKFWQTKISIDAVEKFLQMQHALGPKRYAYSDITAITGHFRDKLGQGGYGSVYKGVLLPGHVHVAIKMLEGSTNCNGEDFISEVSTIGRIHHVNVVRLVGFCSDEMRRALIYEYMPRGSLDKYIFSAEKIFSWDKLSEIAVGIARGINYLHQGCDMQILHFDIKPHNILLDSNFVPKVADFGLAKLYPRDNSFVPSNALRGTVGYIAPEMISRSFGVISSKSDVYSFGMLLLEMAGGRRNADPYAANSSQSYYPSWVYDRLTEQEVGEISLVDDMHELEKKLCIVGLWCIQMRSDDRPTMSEVIEMLEGGVAGLQMPSRPFFCDEGHTHVEDSYHLASELTPISEDDE, encoded by the exons ATGGAGTGTTGCATCCGCAGAACCTTCATGCCAAACTCTGGAACATTACATAGTTTTAGCATGTTGAAAGCCTTTATGATCTCTCTTGTTGCAGGCCTTGCAACAAATGTTGAGGCAAGCGCGTGCCCTCCTTTCTCTTGCGGTGATCTCAGAAATATATCATATCCTTTCCGTCATCTAGGTGATCCACTTGGATGTGGTGCCGAATCATGCGAGCTGAATTGCAGTGGTCGCAGAGCTACAATTCATATCAACACAGCGACATACTTTGTGACTGAAATCAACTATGCTGATTCTTCCATCAACTATTATCATGGTTCTTCCTTGAACTATGATGATTCTTCTTTTCAGGTTGTCGACACCACTTTAGACATTCTTAGCAATTGCCCTTATCCCCTACCTAGGTGGAACTATTTCCCCATTCTACCCCGATCAATCAATCCTTATGGTCGCATCGATTTTGATACTAATCAATTTTTCTGGgcatgcttcgttaattgttctcGAGCAATAACGAATAATAGTTGGTACCTCCCTGTTACTTGCCTGAGTGCGAGCAATTCGTATGTTTATGTCCGTACTGGCATCTTTTGTAGCGTTGGTAGTCTTGAACCCACTTGTGGATACTTGGCCATGATTCCCTTAGATGATTTTTTGGAGCAGAATGTAAGTTATGGAGAAATCGTGGAAGTGATGCGAAAAGGATTTCCTATTCGCTTCCCTAGTAGGGTCTTTGATGAGCAGACATTTTCTGGGATTATGAGGACATGCTTAAATGAATCGAGCAG ATACTTCCAACAGCAAATATCTATGGCAGGTATGTTGAACAAGAGTCGTGCTTTTGTACGGAGTGAGATACAGTTCTTAGAGTGCCTATACGAACAGCAAATAAAGTTATTCGGGGTTGCAGTAGCCTTAGTATCTGTAGTTGATGTCATCAAGTACATTATAG CACTTGCCTTGTTATTCAGGCTCATTGTGCCTATGGTAGTGTGGGCATTCCTTGCCCACAAATTCTGGCAAACAAAGATATCCATTGATGCTGTAGAGAAGTTTCTCCAAATGCAACATGCTCTCGGTCCAAAGAGGTATGCCTACAGCGACATCACTGCGATCACAGGCCATTTCAGAGACAAACTAGGGCAAGGCGGCTATGGCTCCGTGTACAAGGGTGTGCTGCTGCCAGGCCATGTCCATGTTGCCATCAAGATGCTAGAGGGAAGTACCAACTGCAACGGAGAAGATTTCATCAGCGAGGTCTCCACCATCGGCAGGATCCACCACGTCAATGTGGTCCGCCTTGTGGGGTTTTGCTCGGATGAGATGAGGAGGGCGCTGATTTACGAGTACATGCCTCGAGGTTCTCTCGACAAGTACATCTTTTCGGCTGAGAAGATTTTTTCCTGGGACAAGCTCAGTGAGATCGCTGTGGGCATTGCGAGGGGTATCAACTACCTGCATCAGGGTTGCGACATGCAGATTCTCCACTTTGACATCAAACCCCACAACATCCTTCTTGATAGCAATTTTGTCCCCAAAGTTGCTGATTTCGGTCTTGCCAAACTTTACCCAAGGGACAATAGTTTTGTGCCATCGAACGCCCTACGTGGAACTGTTGGGTACATAGCTCCTGAGATGATATCACGGAGCTTTGGTGTCATATCGAGCAAGTCCGATGTTTATAGCTTTGGGATGCTGCTGCTAGAGATGGCAGGAGGAAGAAGGAATGCTGACCCGTATGCAGCAAACTCAAGCCAATCCTACTACCCGTCATGGGTTTATGACAGGCTAACAGAACAAGAAGTAGGTGAGATATCTCTTGTTGACGACATGCATGAGTTGGAGAAGAAGCTGTGCATCGTTGGACTATGGTGCATTCAGATGAGGTCTGATGATAGGCCGACGATGAGTGAGGTGATAGAGATGCTTGAAGGTGGCGTTGCTGGCTTGCAAATGCCCTCTAGGCCATTTTTCTGTGACGAAGGACACACACATGTTGAGGATTCTTACCATTTGGCATCCGAGCTGACCCCAATCTCTGAAGATGATGAGTGA
- the LOC127298497 gene encoding rust resistance kinase Lr10 — MTNLFAAAVLLFLLLKAGIYIATAWEDEDFFRYCPPSWCHKHGPEIRFPFRLESSNIACGAPCMQLSCSAEEHTILDHPHLGPCQVTSIDYKLQVMKITPLVDFFSPCPLQKIKTTSFFGSTTDDSCAMYNYQAASIISCSREVTRNIQFLDFQVTSSDDLIVGPIPCLSNTSHLSYLVHSIMPMTVLTSDCKVVSDGVFPIPQGLFSFKESAERILSFAETTVSWTIDFLQHNGKLCQEPRNCGCGQCEEIGKRCAFNSQRNDTFCIANPHGSRIKIIAATSSVGTLVVILLMVATAVYLSLKTRYNEEVHLKVEMFLKTYDTSKPTRYTFSEVKKMAKQFKAKVGQGGFGSVYKGELPNGVPMAIKMLENTTGEGEEFINEVATIGLIHHTNIVHLLGFCSEGMRRALIYEFMPNESLEKYIFSHVSNTSRQLLSPNKMLDIALGIARGMEYLHQGCNQRILHFDIKPHNILLDYNFAPKISDFGLAKLCARDQSIVTLTAARGTMGYIAPELYSRNFGGVSYKSDVYSFGMLVLEMVSGRRNSDPSVEDQNEVYLPEWIYEKVIAGQELELSLEMTAEENEKVRQLTIVALWCIQWNPKSRPSMTKVVNMLTGSLHNLQVPPKPFVSSANRPMP, encoded by the exons ATGACTAACCTTTTTGCCGCAGCTGTATTGCTCTTTCTTCTTCTCAAAGCTGGAATCTACATAGCCACAGCTTGGGAAGATGAAGATTTCTTCAGATATTGTCCGCCGTCATGGTGCCACAAACATGGCCCAGAGATAAGGTTTCCCTTCAGGCTTGAATCCAGCAATATCGCATGCGGTGCTCCATGCATGCAATTGTCATGCTCTGCAGAAGAACACACCATCCTAGATCACCCACATCTTGGCCCATGTCAAGTGACTTCGATAGATTACAAGCTTCAGGTTATGAAGATAACCCCGCTTGTAGACTTCTTCTCTCCATGCCCTCTTCAGAAGATCAAAACAACAAGCTTTTTTGGTTCTACTACTGACGATTCTTGTGCAATGTACAACTACCAAGCAGCAAGCATAATATCCTGTTCAAGAGAGGTCACACGAAATATTCAATTTTTGGATTTCCAGGTGACCTCTTCTGATGATTTAATTGTTGGCCCAATCCCTTGCCTTAGCAACACAAGTCATCTCTCGTACTTGGTGCATTCAATCATGCCCATGACTGTTCTTACATCGGACTGCAAGGTCGTCTCTGATGGTGTCTTCCCGATACCCCAAGGACTATTTTCCTTTAAGGAAAGTGCAGAAAGAATCCTCAGTTTTGCTGAGACCACGGTCAGCTGGACAATAGATTTCCTTCAGCACAATGGAAAGCTCTGCCAGGAGCCACGTAACTGTGGTTGTGGACAATGTGAAGAAATTGGCAAACGCTGCGCATTCAACTCACAAAGGAACGACACTTTCTGCATAGCTAACCCCCACG GTTCACGCATCAAAATCATTGCAG CTACATCATCAGTGGGCACATTAGTCGTTATTTTGTTGATGGTGGCCACTGCAGTTTATCTTTCGCTGAAGACAAGATATAACGAAGAGGTACATTTGAAGGTCGAAATGTTTCTCAAGACATATGACACATCAAAACCCACAAGATACACTTTCTCTGAAGTCAAAAAGATGGCAAAGCAGTTTAAGGCGAAAGTAGGGCAAGGAGGATTCGGAAGTGTGTACAAAGGTGAACTACCAAATGGAGTCCCCATGGCAATCAAGATGTTAGAGAATACtacaggagaaggagaagaattcATCAATGAGGTTGCAACCATTGGATTAATCCACCATACAAATATTGTTCACCTCTTGGGTTTTTGCTCTGAAGGAATGAGGCGGGCTCTTATTTACGAATTCATGCCTAACGAGTCACTGGAAAAATACATATTCTCTCATGTTTCTAATACTTCTCGGCAACTCCTATCGCCCAATAAAATGCTAGATATTGCTTTAGGCATAGCCCGAGGAATGGAATACCTACACCAAGGGTGCAACCAGCGCATTCTCCATTTTGACATCAAGCCACACAACATCTTGCTGGACTACAACTTTGCTCCTAAGATTTCAGACTTTGGCCTTGCAAAGTTGTGCGCGAGGGACCAAAGCATCGTTACATTAACTGCAGCAAGAGGCACAATGGGCTACATCGCACCAGAGCTATACTCTCGGAACTTTGGAGGGGTATCGTACAAGTCAGATGTGTACAGTTTTGGCATGTTGGTGTTGGAAATGGTGAGTGGAAGGAGGAACTCAGACCCAAGTGTTGAGGACCAGAACGAGGTATACCTTCCGGAGTGGATCTATGAGAAAGTTATTGCTGGGCAGGAATTGGAGCTTAGTTTGGAAATGACAGCGGAAGAGAATGAAAAGGTGAGACAACTGACTATTGTGGCACTGTGGTGTATCCAGTGGAACCCGAAGAGTCGGCCGTCGATGACGAAGGTGGTAAACATGTTAACCGGGAGTTTGCACAATCTGCAGGTTCCTCCTAAACCATTTGTTTCGTCTGCAAATCGTCCTatgccataa
- the LOC127304468 gene encoding late embryogenesis abundant protein D-34 — protein MSDQAQPVRPGDVYPPYAAGQQEARRQRDEVLARDRQQHDDSLRVTETDQHDGRRVVTATAAGQVMAQFTVPAPGPTGAIGKATDAVTIGEALQAAAGDAPVDLADAAAVQAAETRATGLGRVVPGGVAAAAQKAAETNMRLDAGEEKVRLREVVGSATGVMPANKAVTREDARKVAAAAERNARGRGGSDVADSVAAAAEMNQGV, from the exons ATGAGCGACCAGGCACAGCCAGTCCGCCCCGGCGACGTGTACCCGCCCTATGCCGCCGGCCAGCAGGAGGCACGCCGCCAGCGCGACGAGGTCCTCGCTCGTGATCGGCAGCAGCATGATGACAGCCTCCGGGTCACCGAGACCGACCAGCACGATGGGAGGCGCGTCGTCACCGCCACAGCCGCCGGCCAG GTGATGGCGCAGTTCACGGTGCCGGCACCGGGCCCGACCGGAGCCATCGGGAAGGCGACGGACGCGGTGACCATCGGCGAGGCGCTGCAGGCCGCGGCGGGTGACGCGCCCGTGGACCTGGCGGACGCGGCGGCGGTGCAGGCGGCCGAGACGCGCGCCACGGGGCTGGGCCGTGTCGTCCCGGGAGGCGTGGCAGCGGCGGCACAGAAGGCCGCCGAGACGAACATGAGGCTCGATGCCGGCGAGGAGAAGGTGCGGCTGAGGGAGGTGGTGGGCAGCGCCACGGGGGTGATGCCGGCGAACAAGGCGGTCACACGGGAGGACGCCCGGAAGGTGGCGGCCGCGGCGGAGAGGAACGCGAGGGGAAGAGGAGGGAGTGATGTGGCTGATTCGGTGGCCGCGGCCGCCGAGATGAACCAGGGAGTCTGA